In a single window of the Heliangelus exortis chromosome 1, bHelExo1.hap1, whole genome shotgun sequence genome:
- the RCBTB1 gene encoding RCC1 and BTB domain-containing protein 1 isoform X2 produces MTHSSIMVDVGKWPIFTLLSPQEIASIRKACVFGTSANEAIYITHNDEVFVFGLNCSNCLGTGDNQSTIVPKKLEALCGKKISSLSYGSGPHVVLCTEDGEVYAWGHNGYSQLGNGTTNQGITPIQVCTNLLIKKVVEVACGSHHSMALSFDGDLYAWGYNNCGQVGSGSTANQPTPRRVSNCLQAKMVVGIACGQTSSMAVVNNGEVYGWGYNGNGQLGLGNNGNQLTPCRVAALHGVCVLQIACGYAHTLALTDEGLLYAWGANTYGQLGTGNKSNQLSPVQIMMEKERVVEIAACHSAHTSAAKTQSGQVYMWGQCRGQSVILPHLTHFACTDDVFACFATPAVMWRLLSVEHEDFLTVAESLKKEFDSPETSDLKFHVDGKYIHVHKVFLKIRCEHFRTMFQSYWNEDMKEVIEIDQFSYPVYRAFLEYLYTDSVDLPPEDAIGLLDLATSYCENRLKKLCQHIIKRGITVENAFSLLSAAVRYDAEDLEEFCFKFCVNHLTEVTQTAAFWQMDGPLLKEFIAKASKCGAFKN; encoded by the exons GTATTTGTTTTTGGACTGAATTGCAGTAATTGTCTGGGAACTGGAGATAATCAGAGCACAATAGTACCAAAGAAATTAGAAGCCTTATGTGGAAAGAAGATTTCCAGTCTCAGTTATGGAAGTGGACCCCATGTTGTACTTTGCACTGAAG ATGGCGAAGTGTATGCCTGGGGACACAATGGCTACAGCCAGCTTGGGAATGGCACAACCAATCAGGGCATTACTCCTATTCAAGTTTGCACAAATCTGTTAATAAAGAAAGTGGTGGAAGTGGCTTGTGGCTCTCATCATTCCATGGCGCTGTCATTTGATGGGGAT CTGTACGCTTGGGGCTATAATAACTGTGGTCAGGTTGGATCTGGATCTACAGCAAACCAGCCAACTCCACGCAGAGTTTCCAACTGTTTACAGGCAAAAATGGTGGTTGGCATTGCTTGTGGTCAGACCTCCTCCATGGCTGTAGTGAACAACGGTGAG GTTTATGGCTGGGGTTACAATGGTAATGGTCAGCTAGGTCTTGGGAACAATGGCAATCAACTAACACCATGCAGAGTGGCAGCATTGCATGGTGTGTGTGTACTCCAG ATTGCCTGTGGCTATGCGCACACACTAGCACTAACAGATGAGGGTTTGCTCTATGCCTGGGGAGCTAACACTTATGGGCAGCTGGGAACGGGCAATAAAAGTAACCAGCTAAGCCCAGTGCAGATCatgatggaaaaagaaag GGTTGTGGAGATTGCAGCCTGCCACTCTGCTCACACCTCGGCTGCCAAGACCCAGAGTGGGCAGGTGTACATGTGGGGCCAGTGCCGTGGGCAGTCAGTGATCCTTCCCCACCTCACTCACTTTGCCTGCACTGATGATGTCTTTGCTTGCTTTGCTACCCCTGCTGTTATGTGGCGCCTTCTGTCAGTAG aGCATGAAGACTTTTTAACTGTAGCAGAATCTCTGAAGAAAGAGTTTGATAGCCCAGAAACCTCAGACCTGAAGTTCCATGTGGATGGAAAATACATCCATGTACACaaagtttttctgaaaatcag GTGTGAACACTTCAGAACCATGTTCCAGTCATATTGGAATGAGGATATGAAGGAAGTAATAGAAATAGACCAGTTTTCTTACCCTGTGTATCGTGCCTTTCTTGAATACTTGTACACAGACAGTGTTGACCTTCCACCTGAAGATGCAATAG GACTTTTGGATTTGGCTACTTCATACTGTGAAAATAGACTGAAAAAACTGTGTCAACACATTATCAAGAGAGGAATTACTgtggaaaatgcattttcattgctttctgctgctgtcagatATGATGCAGAG gACTTAGAGGAATTCTGCTTTAAGTTTTGTGTCAATCATTTGACAGAAGTGACCCAAACTGCAGCATTTTGGCAAATGGACGGTCCCCTGCTAAAGGAATTCATTGCTAAAGCCAGTAAATGTGGAGCTTTTAAGAACTGA
- the RCBTB1 gene encoding RCC1 and BTB domain-containing protein 1 isoform X1 — protein sequence MTHSSIMVDVGKWPIFTLLSPQEIASIRKACVFGTSANEAIYITHNDEYSPVFQVFVFGLNCSNCLGTGDNQSTIVPKKLEALCGKKISSLSYGSGPHVVLCTEDGEVYAWGHNGYSQLGNGTTNQGITPIQVCTNLLIKKVVEVACGSHHSMALSFDGDLYAWGYNNCGQVGSGSTANQPTPRRVSNCLQAKMVVGIACGQTSSMAVVNNGEVYGWGYNGNGQLGLGNNGNQLTPCRVAALHGVCVLQIACGYAHTLALTDEGLLYAWGANTYGQLGTGNKSNQLSPVQIMMEKERVVEIAACHSAHTSAAKTQSGQVYMWGQCRGQSVILPHLTHFACTDDVFACFATPAVMWRLLSVEHEDFLTVAESLKKEFDSPETSDLKFHVDGKYIHVHKVFLKIRCEHFRTMFQSYWNEDMKEVIEIDQFSYPVYRAFLEYLYTDSVDLPPEDAIGLLDLATSYCENRLKKLCQHIIKRGITVENAFSLLSAAVRYDAEDLEEFCFKFCVNHLTEVTQTAAFWQMDGPLLKEFIAKASKCGAFKN from the exons TATTCCCCTGTTTTTCAGGTATTTGTTTTTGGACTGAATTGCAGTAATTGTCTGGGAACTGGAGATAATCAGAGCACAATAGTACCAAAGAAATTAGAAGCCTTATGTGGAAAGAAGATTTCCAGTCTCAGTTATGGAAGTGGACCCCATGTTGTACTTTGCACTGAAG ATGGCGAAGTGTATGCCTGGGGACACAATGGCTACAGCCAGCTTGGGAATGGCACAACCAATCAGGGCATTACTCCTATTCAAGTTTGCACAAATCTGTTAATAAAGAAAGTGGTGGAAGTGGCTTGTGGCTCTCATCATTCCATGGCGCTGTCATTTGATGGGGAT CTGTACGCTTGGGGCTATAATAACTGTGGTCAGGTTGGATCTGGATCTACAGCAAACCAGCCAACTCCACGCAGAGTTTCCAACTGTTTACAGGCAAAAATGGTGGTTGGCATTGCTTGTGGTCAGACCTCCTCCATGGCTGTAGTGAACAACGGTGAG GTTTATGGCTGGGGTTACAATGGTAATGGTCAGCTAGGTCTTGGGAACAATGGCAATCAACTAACACCATGCAGAGTGGCAGCATTGCATGGTGTGTGTGTACTCCAG ATTGCCTGTGGCTATGCGCACACACTAGCACTAACAGATGAGGGTTTGCTCTATGCCTGGGGAGCTAACACTTATGGGCAGCTGGGAACGGGCAATAAAAGTAACCAGCTAAGCCCAGTGCAGATCatgatggaaaaagaaag GGTTGTGGAGATTGCAGCCTGCCACTCTGCTCACACCTCGGCTGCCAAGACCCAGAGTGGGCAGGTGTACATGTGGGGCCAGTGCCGTGGGCAGTCAGTGATCCTTCCCCACCTCACTCACTTTGCCTGCACTGATGATGTCTTTGCTTGCTTTGCTACCCCTGCTGTTATGTGGCGCCTTCTGTCAGTAG aGCATGAAGACTTTTTAACTGTAGCAGAATCTCTGAAGAAAGAGTTTGATAGCCCAGAAACCTCAGACCTGAAGTTCCATGTGGATGGAAAATACATCCATGTACACaaagtttttctgaaaatcag GTGTGAACACTTCAGAACCATGTTCCAGTCATATTGGAATGAGGATATGAAGGAAGTAATAGAAATAGACCAGTTTTCTTACCCTGTGTATCGTGCCTTTCTTGAATACTTGTACACAGACAGTGTTGACCTTCCACCTGAAGATGCAATAG GACTTTTGGATTTGGCTACTTCATACTGTGAAAATAGACTGAAAAAACTGTGTCAACACATTATCAAGAGAGGAATTACTgtggaaaatgcattttcattgctttctgctgctgtcagatATGATGCAGAG gACTTAGAGGAATTCTGCTTTAAGTTTTGTGTCAATCATTTGACAGAAGTGACCCAAACTGCAGCATTTTGGCAAATGGACGGTCCCCTGCTAAAGGAATTCATTGCTAAAGCCAGTAAATGTGGAGCTTTTAAGAACTGA